Below is a genomic region from Catenuloplanes atrovinosus.
TCGCCGAGATCATCTTCTCCGGCAGGCCGGGCGGCTGCGCCATCAGGAACAGGTGGAAGCCGACCGCCGCGGACGCGCCCCGCAGCACGTCCCACGAGTCGAGCGTCGGCAGCACGTCCAGCGAGGCCAGGTGCGTGATCGTGGCCGGGTGGTCCAGACCGGCGCGGATCGCCACCAGCGCGCCCCGGTCGTGGCCGGCCAGCGCGAACCGGTCGTGCCCGAGCGCCGCGGCCAGCGCCACCACGTCCGCCGCCATGGTCCGCTTCGCGTAGACGTCCGGCCCGGTCTCGGCCGGCTTGTCGCTGTCGCCGTACCCGCGCAGGTCCGGCACGATCACGGTGTGGTCGGCGGCCAGGTCCGCGGCCACGTGCCGCCACATCAGGTGCGTCTGCGGGAAGCCGTGCAGCAGCACGATCGGGCTCCCCGACCCGGCCACCGCCGCGTTCAGCGCCACCCCGTCCGCCACGGTCACCCGCTCGTACGCGAATCCGTTGATCCTCATCG
It encodes:
- a CDS encoding alpha/beta fold hydrolase, with product MRINGFAYERVTVADGVALNAAVAGSGSPIVLLHGFPQTHLMWRHVAADLAADHTVIVPDLRGYGDSDKPAETGPDVYAKRTMAADVVALAAALGHDRFALAGHDRGALVAIRAGLDHPATITHLASLDVLPTLDSWDVLRGASAAVGFHLFLMAQPPGLPEKMISATADDFFGYFLDLWSNDPEAIPAPVRAEYLRASREAVPSIVADYRATAGVDIAHDRADLAAGNRLSMPVTVLQQDWGAALGFDAVALWERWAADLRHRTVSCGHFMAEEAPAVVVKELRELLTR